GCCATCCTAGCCAACGTGTTGGGGCGTGATGTACGATACCAGCAACTCACCTGGGACGAAGTACAGGCTGAACAAGGGGAGGAACTAATGCTGATGTACCGCTCCTTCGATACCATTGGTATGGATGGCTCACCCTACTTCTTACAGCGTTGGCTCGGAAAAACTACTGATTTTGAAAGCTATCTGCTACAAGCAGGTTGGAATCAGTAGGATAAACCATAGGGCACCCCTGGCTCGTATTGCATGAGAGTTGGGGGTGACCCAACAGTCAACAATATTCATTGGACCAACAGTTCTTCAATTTTTATGCGATAGATTAAACTATAGTAATCATCCCCACTTGCAGCGTTATGCTAAACTTGGTACATCCAATGTGTAACCGAACTGCTTAAATATCAATACTTGAAATGCTAACGAGTTGAGATGGCTATCTACAAGAGCTTCATTGCCAGCTCTTATCCACCGTAGTGCATATCGGTTTCCCACTCAACTAGCGGAACAGCATCAGTGTCAAGAGTTTCACCACCCACTACTTCACCAAGATATACGCTATGGTCACCGTCTGATAAATCGTCTATCACTTTACATTCGAAGTAGGCCGGAACATCCTGTAGAACAGGCGACCCGGTTTTACCATCTTTGAAAGAGAAGCCGTTGATGGTATCTTCCTCAATGATACTTTTTTCAGAAAATGGTTTTAGCATATCTTGCTCGTTTTTTCCAACAATATTTACGGCAAAGACCCGGCTTTTCTCGATAGTCTCGTGCAAATCAGTATGTTTCTGAACGGCAATAGTGACCATCGGTGGGTTAAACGATGCCTGGCTAACCCAGCTAACTGTAGCTGCTGCTACGTAGTCTTTATCCCGCGTAGACATTTCTTCACTGGGTTTACGAGTAGTTACAATGTAAAATCCGTAGGTGATTTTCTTTAGTGCTTGCGAAACTTCTTGCTCCTTCATATCAAAAAAAATTATGTGATCTAAAAAATAATTTCACTAATGTAACTGCTTCTGGGGAGAGTTGTTTTTCGGTGGATAATACGGGTTAGGCAATAAGCATTGGACTTACGATTGTTATTTGTAGATTCTCAGAGGTAACTCTGTAGGACATTAAGCAAAAAAGGGTAGAAGCACTGAATAATATCAGTAATTTCACCTTCTTCCCATTAACAGTGTTAACTTATTTGTTTACTATAAAATACTGCCCTGCTTGGGAGAAACCGTATACTGAGTATTCTTTCTCTCCTATCAGTAAATTCTCAATATTACCTCGGTACAGATCAATTCGTATCTTAGCACTATCTGGTAACACTTCCATGAAGTGTATCGGCAAAGAATACGACCCAATATCATCCACCACCTCAATTATTTTAGGCGTAGAATCTGTTGTTTGGGTAGAAGTGCGGGCATGACTTTCTACTACCACAATTACCCCATTTTTATTCTGAGCATCAGCATTCCATTGGAAGGTAAACGCATTATTGCTACCATCTACGTGGGGAAGGGTGAATTCTTCTCTTACAATATTCTCAAATTGTAACTCGTGCGGGATGTACATACTATGCACCGCAGCTTCCTGACGGGCTACGGCTTCTTCCTTTCCTATCCGAAACGTAATGATATTACCAAACAGGCTTTTGATCTTTTCTTCTTCTGCTTTCCGATCTAGCCCACTAATATAAAGGTAACCTCGTTCTGGTCGGGAGATCATTTCTACATCCGCAATTTGTGCCGGGCCAATCTCTGAGTACAAAGCATTATAGGGCGCTTCAGCGCTAGGTCTATTCTTACGCACTATATCAAAGAAACCTTTGATACGGTACGAACCGCCCTCATGGGCAAAGTATAACCCACCTTGGTTGTGATTGAAATATTTATTGTACACCGATTCTTCGCTGTTGAGCATTAAGCGTCCATTAGGCGGAATTCCTACCCCGGAATTTTTACCAATCGGAAGATTTTCCTGGCACCCCCACATAACCACAAAAGGGGCGAGTAAGAAGATGAGTGGTTTAAATTGTTTCATGATGGATATTTTTGCGTGAGACTAAGAGCACGATGGGTAAACCGTGCGAAATCTATTCTAAAAAGCTGGCTTCTGTTGAGCTTGGAGAACGACTACAGAACTTTGGTAGTATTCATTATTACTCCTAAATGCTGATGTCGCCTTCGGTACAGTTCGTAGCCAAGCCAACCTAGCACTACGCTGTATTCTAACGATACTAGCCAAAGATTTTCCTGGAAACCATCAATGGTGTATCCCGCGTAGGTGAGAAAAATAAAGTACGTCCAGACGACCGCGTAGCGGTAGGGAGTAAGCACAGTTAAGGCTAGCAAAGGCAAAACATACCAGGGGTGTACGGTCAGGGCAAATAGCAGATAAATCAGCCAAACCCAACCAAAAGAATCTATGATACGCCGCTTCCGCTCCAAAAGGGTGTAGAATATGATTAGCAGAAAAGCCGTAATGGCTAACTGCGAACCCGCCGTCTGAATAATATTGTATCCTTTTCGGTAATAACCAATCTCCCGGACGATGTAATATAGGCTGGCGTTAAACTCAAACTTTTGAAAATACAAGCCGATGCTACCTTGCAGTCCCGCAATCAATTCGGAAGAAAGTAGTGGTAAAAATAATAGTAGTGTTGCTACCCCAACTACAGTGTAAAACATCAAAGCTTTCTGCCAACCCAAACGACGAAGGTAAAGCGGGAGAAACATTAATGGAAGCAGCTTAGTACATACCGCTAAAGCGAACAGCAATGCCGAGGCAATCCATTTTTGCTTTTCAAGTAAATAAACGCTGCCTAGCAAAAAGAAGATCATCAGGGCTTCAAAGTGTAGGTTTCCGGTCATCTCCAGAATGACCAGCGGGTTCAGGGCGTACCAGAGTATCTGCTTGGGGGGAATACGGTACTGTTTAGCTAGTTGAAGTAATAACCACAGTGTGCCCAACTCAGCCAACAGCAGAATTGCCCGAATTACCCAAGTGCTTCCAGTTAAAGAATTAGGAAACAGCTTCACCGCCAGGGTAAAAACGGCTTGATTGATGGGTGGGTAAATAGTGTAATAATCGGGAGAGTTGAGTGATGCGTAGAGTTCAGGGTCAATATCGATTCCCAAACTGTCTGCTTTGCCATTCGCTAATTCTGAAGGTAAATAGGCGAAGGGATTCACGTTTTGCTGAAGCAAGCGACCATCCCACACGAAGCGGTAAATATCATCCGATAAATTGGGCTGAGCGGGCAGCAAAATTAAGCGACCTACTACGGCAACACCTATTAAAAGATAAATTGATCGTTTAGAATCAGTCAGTAATGCACAGCCTACGTACGCTATAAAAGCTAGCGTGTAAACCGAAAGTAACTCAGTAGTTTCGTAGCGTTGGAGCGAGTAAGTGATGAAGAAAATACTGCTCAGGAGAGTGATTGAGCTAATACCTAGGACAATTGAGCGGAGTGTAGACATTTCAAGGCTCTTTCGTAAAAAGGGATATAATGCTTAAGATGGGCATTCTTTCTCGTTCATTTTTGTCTTGACTGGGCCACGGCGGCACAAAAACGAATCGCGCCACGATGGCCAAAAAAGTCAAGCCGACGCGGCGCGGAAAGTTCAAAGCGGGGCTTCCCAAGCTTCCTCGCTAAGGGCCTACGCACACCCCGCTGAACTTTCGGGTCAGCGCACCGAGAATCATAATTTTACGGACGATTCAATTTTTACGAAAACACCTTATCAGGCATGTTTTACTTGGCGGAAAGAATAATAAGCCACGGCAGCAAATCCAGTTGTTAGCATTCCGTGAAATAGGAGTAAACCAAAATCACCCAGCCGAATTCCGGTGTAGATACCGTAGGCAAAATAAAGAGCTAAAGCGGCTTCCAGCAGAACCATCGGACTGAGTTTGCCTTTGACATATACATTGCTACTCCACTTCTCCTTAGCATTGGTTACGTTGAATTTGGGCGTTCGCAGAAAAGGTGATTTAAAACCTAACAATCCTTCTGCCACGGCAATGGCGTTGTGCAGTGATAACCCCATCGTGATGATGAGAAACAGTGGATAATGCACCAAGTAATACCGCCAGGGCTGTTTGGCATGAAGCCGACGAGTAGCGATCCAGTAGAAGAGACCGATAGAGAAAAAACCAAGAATGAATATGCCACCGAGGTTGAAAATCCACTGATACTCTGGATGGGCATCTTTGACAAAAAGCATAGGAACACTCAGTAAGGCGGCCAATAGCAACGACAGAAATACGGAAGAGTTAAATAAGTGAAAGAAAGCATGGAGGCGGTTTACCCACCGGAACGGACGAGCGACACGCTTGTAGGCTAATCGGCTGGCGTGTTTGCGGGCACACTCGGCAGCTCCCTTGTTCCAGCGAAATTGCTGGGATTTGATGGCGGGCATTAAAATGGGTAGCTCGGCGGGGGCTTCCACATCTTCGCGGTAGACAAACTCCCAGCCTTTGGCTTGGGCGCGGTAGCTCAAGTCCAAGTCTTCGGTCAGCGTATCATCCGACCACCCTCCGGCATCTGCAATACAGGTCTTGCGCCAAACTCCACCTGTTCCGTTAAAATTGATGAAGCTTCCGGCGTGTTTACGGCCTCCCTGCTCAATGGTAAAGTGTCCGTCCAGCCCAAAGGCTTGCAGACGGGTAAGCAAAGAATAATCCTGATTAATATGTCCCCAGCGGGTTTGTACCACACCTACTTGCTCATGCGTAAAGTGAGGCAACGTACGCTTCAGAAAATCAGGAGACGGTAAAAAGTCAGCATCGAAGATGGCGATGTATTCGCCCTCCGCTATTTCTAAGCCATAAGCCAGTGCTCCGGCTTTAAATCCACTTCGGTCGGTTCGGCGTACCTGCTGAATATTTATTCCCTGATTTTGGTAGTCAGCTATCTTTTCGGCAATAATATCTACGGTTTCATCCGTAGAATCATCCAAAACCTGAATTTCTAACCGATCAGCCGGATAATCAAAGGCGCAGATGGCATCAATCAAACGTTCAACCACATAACGTTCGTTGTAAATTGGTAGCTGAACCGTGACCTTCGGCCAACCTACGATAGTTTTAGGAGGTTGGGCTTTCTCTCGCAAGCTTCGTAGGTAGTGCCACGTAAGATGGAGCTGCGCCACGCTAAACATGAAAATGAACAGCAGTGAGAGAATATACGCTATAACGATGATGATTTCCACAGTGAATTAGTCCACAGTCGATAGTCCACAGTAAATAAATCGAGCTGTAGACTGTCGACCGTGGACTGATTACTATAAATATTTTAAAATTGTCCCAATAATTTTGTAGCCCGCCATAATTGTTCCTTTAACGGTTCCTGATACTTTCGATACTCCAATACGTTGCCGGTAGCGAACGGGCACTTCTATCCATCGTAGCTTTTGTTGCGCGGCTTTCACTTGCATCTCTACCGTCCAACCGTAGGTGCGATCTTTCATCTCCAGTGCCATCAGCGAATCGTAGCGAATTGCCCGAAACGGTCCCAGATCGGTAAAGTGAGCACCGTACAACCAACGAAGCAGTCTCGTAGCCAACCAATTGCCAAATATCTGCTGAGGAGTCATTGAACCTCTTTCCCGCTGGCCTAGTGCCCGGGAGCCAATTACCATATCCACTTTTTCATCCATAATTGGCTGAACCAACTGCGGTAATTCTTCGGGGTAATCAGAGTAGTCGGCGTCCATAAACACCACAATGTGGGGTTTCTCAATTTGCTGGCTAATATACGCTATTCCTTTCAAACAGGCATTGCCGTAGCCCTGCTCGGGCTCTTCTAAAACAGTAGCTCCTGCTTCCTTAGCAACGCGTACCGTATCGTCGTTAGAATTGTTATTGACTACCACAATCTCGCTCACCCATTCTTTAGGAATATCCCGAATCACTTTTCCCACCGAATTTTGTTCGTTGAAAGCCGGAATAATAACTTTACTAATATTTTGCATAAAAAGCTGAGGGCGAATCTCTGGGGATAGGGAATTGTCAGATGTACGACATTAGAATGATTAATGACTGATGAATAATGATTAATGAATAGTATGCTAATTATTCATCAATCATCCTTCATTAATCATTATAGTACTGGTTACTTCTTCAGAAACGGGGAGTAAAAACCAGAAAGTAGTACCTTTTCCTACTACACTTTCTACTTGTAATTCACTTCCGTGCAATTCTACAATTTTTTTTGCGATTGCCAGTCCTAACCCTAAACCACTCTGCGACTTGGCGCGAACGTTACTGCTGCGGTAGAAGCGATCAAAAACATAACGAAGGTCTTCCTCGGTAATGCCTTGTCCGGTATCAGAAACGCAAACCTTCACTTCTTTACCCGCTGGCTTATCTACGATGACAGTTACTTTTCCCTGTTCAGGAGTATATTGAATAGCATTCTCCATTAAGTTTTGCAGTACCCGAGCAATCAAACTCACATCGGCGTAAGCTAAAGGAATATCTTTGGTAAAATCACTTTTAAGTGTCACCTTATTTTCTTGCGCTTTAGGCGTAAGCTGAAGTAAAATATCGTGCGCGAGTTCTACCAAAGAAAATGTCTCGGGTTGAGGCTGCGTTTGCTGCGCTTCCAATTTAGATAGTGCAAATAGGTCGGCTACTAAGCGAGTTAGTCGTCGGGTATTCTTTAAGATTGTTTCCAAGTAGCCCTGCTGCTCGGCATCACTCAGTAAGTGCTTTTTCAATAGAATCGTTTCTACGTAGCCTTCTACTGATGCCAGCGGAGTTCGTAAATCGTGGGAAACATTGGCGATCAGTTCGCGACGCAGCTCATCATTTTGCTTAAGCTGGTTCATGGCAGACTGAATCTCACTGGCCATGGTGTTGAAAGCAACCGCCAAGTCATTTAATTCATCGGAAGAACTCGCTTGCACCCGCACGCTATAATCACCCTGTTCCATCTGTTGTACCGCTTCCGCAACCTTTTTTAAATCTCTCGTCAACCAAAGTACCAGCAGTAGACCGATAATCAATGTAACGACCAGTGCTACCAGCAAGGCTCTGCCCAGTACCATAAGAATGTAGCTGTGCCGAATAGAGGCCGCATCGGTTTCATGCT
This region of Tunicatimonas pelagia genomic DNA includes:
- a CDS encoding flavin reductase family protein, encoding MKEQEVSQALKKITYGFYIVTTRKPSEEMSTRDKDYVAAATVSWVSQASFNPPMVTIAVQKHTDLHETIEKSRVFAVNIVGKNEQDMLKPFSEKSIIEEDTINGFSFKDGKTGSPVLQDVPAYFECKVIDDLSDGDHSVYLGEVVGGETLDTDAVPLVEWETDMHYGG
- the mptB gene encoding polyprenol phosphomannose-dependent alpha 1,6 mannosyltransferase MptB → MSTLRSIVLGISSITLLSSIFFITYSLQRYETTELLSVYTLAFIAYVGCALLTDSKRSIYLLIGVAVVGRLILLPAQPNLSDDIYRFVWDGRLLQQNVNPFAYLPSELANGKADSLGIDIDPELYASLNSPDYYTIYPPINQAVFTLAVKLFPNSLTGSTWVIRAILLLAELGTLWLLLQLAKQYRIPPKQILWYALNPLVILEMTGNLHFEALMIFFLLGSVYLLEKQKWIASALLFALAVCTKLLPLMFLPLYLRRLGWQKALMFYTVVGVATLLLFLPLLSSELIAGLQGSIGLYFQKFEFNASLYYIVREIGYYRKGYNIIQTAGSQLAITAFLLIIFYTLLERKRRIIDSFGWVWLIYLLFALTVHPWYVLPLLALTVLTPYRYAVVWTYFIFLTYAGYTIDGFQENLWLVSLEYSVVLGWLGYELYRRRHQHLGVIMNTTKVL
- a CDS encoding cellulose synthase family protein — encoded protein: MEIIIVIAYILSLLFIFMFSVAQLHLTWHYLRSLREKAQPPKTIVGWPKVTVQLPIYNERYVVERLIDAICAFDYPADRLEIQVLDDSTDETVDIIAEKIADYQNQGINIQQVRRTDRSGFKAGALAYGLEIAEGEYIAIFDADFLPSPDFLKRTLPHFTHEQVGVVQTRWGHINQDYSLLTRLQAFGLDGHFTIEQGGRKHAGSFINFNGTGGVWRKTCIADAGGWSDDTLTEDLDLSYRAQAKGWEFVYREDVEAPAELPILMPAIKSQQFRWNKGAAECARKHASRLAYKRVARPFRWVNRLHAFFHLFNSSVFLSLLLAALLSVPMLFVKDAHPEYQWIFNLGGIFILGFFSIGLFYWIATRRLHAKQPWRYYLVHYPLFLIITMGLSLHNAIAVAEGLLGFKSPFLRTPKFNVTNAKEKWSSNVYVKGKLSPMVLLEAALALYFAYGIYTGIRLGDFGLLLFHGMLTTGFAAVAYYSFRQVKHA
- a CDS encoding glycosyltransferase family 2 protein → MQNISKVIIPAFNEQNSVGKVIRDIPKEWVSEIVVVNNNSNDDTVRVAKEAGATVLEEPEQGYGNACLKGIAYISQQIEKPHIVVFMDADYSDYPEELPQLVQPIMDEKVDMVIGSRALGQRERGSMTPQQIFGNWLATRLLRWLYGAHFTDLGPFRAIRYDSLMALEMKDRTYGWTVEMQVKAAQQKLRWIEVPVRYRQRIGVSKVSGTVKGTIMAGYKIIGTILKYL
- a CDS encoding sensor histidine kinase gives rise to the protein MMDSSSKQNSKKENRDRHRGDGIRWGSLRFRLSLVFAILLVSVSAVYFYLMSTSSADYLAEMMQKRNIDLAASIAKELKIDSATNEIPGKELENLFHAAMIINPNIKLYMVGHDGEILTASANPGEIKMQEIDVDQIEAFIHQTDSMPIYGDDPRFPAEPRVFSATQLLSQDGSLHCYLYITLGSEHETDAASIRHSYILMVLGRALLVALVVTLIIGLLLVLWLTRDLKKVAEAVQQMEQGDYSVRVQASSSDELNDLAVAFNTMASEIQSAMNQLKQNDELRRELIANVSHDLRTPLASVEGYVETILLKKHLLSDAEQQGYLETILKNTRRLTRLVADLFALSKLEAQQTQPQPETFSLVELAHDILLQLTPKAQENKVTLKSDFTKDIPLAYADVSLIARVLQNLMENAIQYTPEQGKVTVIVDKPAGKEVKVCVSDTGQGITEEDLRYVFDRFYRSSNVRAKSQSGLGLGLAIAKKIVELHGSELQVESVVGKGTTFWFLLPVSEEVTSTIMINEG